The DNA segment CCCCAGGGCGCAAGTAAAAGAGCTGTCACAACAGCTACTTGCGACCCAAATCGTCACGCTGCTTTACGCCCAGATTCTTGGAAGCTGGAGTATCGGCGCACCATGAAAATCAACAAAACCAAGTTATTCCCTCTGACGTACGGCTGGCCCGGCAGTTGCTCAATGGCGGGGCAAGCTGTCCGCGGCTGACGGGAAGGTCAGGCGGCAGCGGATCTCTCCCCCGAACCAGAGGAACGACTCATGTTCAAGAAGGCGGCAGTCCTCGTGGCGAGCTGTGGTGCGATGCTGTCCGGTTGCGGTACCGACGTGGAGGCTGAGAACCAGCAGATCGTCGCGAACCTGATCGAGGCCGGCTTCCCCGCGGACGACATCATGGTTGCTGACGGCCAGGTGTACGTGGGCCGTGACGCGCACGTCACCCTGGAGGCCTCGGCCGAGATGCTCCAGACGGGCAAGGAGACCCAGGAGCAGTACCGCACGACGAACCTCGTCAGCTCCACCAAGACGAAGATCTGCATCAACCCCACGTCCACGTTCAACAGCTACAGCCGCCTGAGCCAGGGCCTGGACCTGGCCATCCAGAACTACAACCAGCGCGGTCTGAGCTTCACGATGGCGCGTGGCCCCACCACGGGTTGCAGCGCGAACATCACCGCGACGGTCACCTCCGGCGCCGGCGGCTCCGCGGGCTTCCCGTCGGGCGGCAACCCCTACGGCACCATCAACATCGGCACCGGCCTGAACAGCTACAGCGTGGACGTGAACGAGCACGTCATCACGCACGAGCTGGGCCACTGCATCGGCTTCCGTCACTCGGACTACTACAACCGCTCCATCTCCTGCGGCGGCTCCGCCACCAACGAGGGCACGGCGGGCGTGGGCGCCATCCTCATCAGCGGCACGCCGAGCACCGCGACGGTGGGCGGCTCCATCATGAACTCCTGCTTCCGCTCCACGGAGAGTGGCGAGTTCACCAGCTCCGACATCACGGCGCTGAACGCCCTGTACTAGCATCAAGGAATGGCGTTGCGACCCCTTGAGTCCTTCATGAGTCCGTGGGGTCGCATCCTCACGGGCACCTTCCTCATCCTCGGCCTCGCGGCCTGTGGAAAGGAGAAGGTGCCCGTGATTTCCCATCCGGCAGTCTGTGAGAGTCCCACGGCGTCGCGGGTGCGCCAGCCGTCGGAGGTGCGTGGCCTGACGCAGTGTGGCCCGACCGCCGACTTCACCCCCATCAACAGCTACCAGGGCGAGTTCGCGGACGTCGCGCAGGCGGTCGAGGACGCGGTCGTCATCGTTGCTGGAAGCTGCACCGGAACGCTGATTGAAGCGAGCGCGGGCCCCGTGGTGGTGACGGCGGGACACTGTGTCGCGCTCGGCGACCGGCCACTGATTGTCTTCAACTTCGAGGAGCAGTCCGACGGCGACCCGCTCATCACCGAGGGCACCGTCATCGAGCAGTCGCTCGAACCCGATTACGCGCTCATCCAGCTGGATGTCCTTCCACGGGTGACGCCGGTGCTGCTGTCGGCCGTGCCCAGTGAGCGCCTGGCCATCATCCAGCACCCCCGCGGCAAGCCCAAGTCCATCGCCGAGGGCGAGTACCTGGATGCGTGCAACTCGCTGGTCTACTACGTGGACCTGGACACCCTGGTCGGAAGCTCCGGCGCGGGCGTGCTCAACCGTCAGGGCCACCTGCTGGGCATCCACACCGACGGCAACTGCGACGAGACCGGTCGCGGCGCCAACCAGGGGTGGACGATGGAGTCGATTGTCGCGGCGTCGCCGTACCTGGTGGACGCCGACATCGTCGAGCGCTGAGGCCCGGCTCCGCTCGACACAACTCGAGGGGAGACGACCATGTTCAAGCGCGCGGTGGTGCTCGTGGTGGGCTGTGGTGCGTTGCTGTCCGGCTGCGGCACCGACCTGG comes from the Corallococcus macrosporus genome and includes:
- a CDS encoding trypsin-like serine peptidase; amino-acid sequence: MALRPLESFMSPWGRILTGTFLILGLAACGKEKVPVISHPAVCESPTASRVRQPSEVRGLTQCGPTADFTPINSYQGEFADVAQAVEDAVVIVAGSCTGTLIEASAGPVVVTAGHCVALGDRPLIVFNFEEQSDGDPLITEGTVIEQSLEPDYALIQLDVLPRVTPVLLSAVPSERLAIIQHPRGKPKSIAEGEYLDACNSLVYYVDLDTLVGSSGAGVLNRQGHLLGIHTDGNCDETGRGANQGWTMESIVAASPYLVDADIVER
- a CDS encoding zinc-dependent metalloprotease, with the translated sequence MFKKAAVLVASCGAMLSGCGTDVEAENQQIVANLIEAGFPADDIMVADGQVYVGRDAHVTLEASAEMLQTGKETQEQYRTTNLVSSTKTKICINPTSTFNSYSRLSQGLDLAIQNYNQRGLSFTMARGPTTGCSANITATVTSGAGGSAGFPSGGNPYGTINIGTGLNSYSVDVNEHVITHELGHCIGFRHSDYYNRSISCGGSATNEGTAGVGAILISGTPSTATVGGSIMNSCFRSTESGEFTSSDITALNALY